From the genome of Sulfurovum sp. NBC37-1, one region includes:
- a CDS encoding phytanoyl-CoA dioxygenase family protein, which translates to MRLTEEALQNFEANGFLLLPQFADHELCDTIRDIALAHLKHKVPPVETEFEYIAKSKEERERISDAHSEQVEKHITVRRLRQVYHRDIVFKQWMENEKIRPVLKQILGEAPAITISHHNSIMTKMPHTSTETSWHQDFRYWHFETDNLVSVWLALDEENSDNGVLEFIPGSHKMNFIPSQFDEKEYFSDSHKENEEIIAKKVSYPLQKGDVVLFHCKLLHRANRNSTDEPKISFVYTVKGCSNKAIEGTRSSEFKEVPLT; encoded by the coding sequence ATGAGATTGACAGAAGAAGCACTTCAGAATTTTGAAGCGAATGGTTTTTTGCTATTGCCCCAATTTGCAGACCATGAGCTCTGTGATACGATCCGAGATATTGCCCTGGCACATCTGAAACATAAAGTACCACCTGTTGAAACTGAATTTGAGTACATTGCCAAATCGAAAGAAGAGAGAGAACGTATCTCGGATGCCCATTCTGAACAGGTCGAAAAACATATTACCGTACGCAGACTGCGTCAGGTGTATCATCGTGACATTGTTTTCAAGCAGTGGATGGAGAACGAAAAGATACGTCCAGTACTCAAGCAAATATTGGGAGAAGCCCCTGCGATCACTATCTCGCATCATAATTCCATTATGACAAAAATGCCACATACCTCTACTGAGACCTCCTGGCATCAAGATTTCCGTTACTGGCATTTTGAAACAGACAATCTGGTGAGTGTCTGGCTGGCACTAGATGAAGAGAATAGTGATAACGGGGTATTGGAATTCATCCCCGGAAGCCATAAAATGAATTTTATACCCTCGCAGTTTGATGAGAAAGAGTATTTCTCGGACAGCCATAAAGAGAATGAGGAGATCATTGCAAAAAAAGTGAGTTATCCTCTACAGAAAGGCGATGTGGTCCTTTTTCATTGCAAACTTCTGCACAGAGCCAACAGGAACAGTACGGATGAACCGAAGATATCATTCGTCTATACAGTCAAAGGGTGCAGTAACAAAGCGATTGAGGGAACGCGTTCTTCTGAGTTTAAAGAGGTACCATTGACATAA
- a CDS encoding ORF6N domain-containing protein, translating to MLDSDLAELYEVETKVFNQSVKRNSERFPEDFMFQLTEKEYENLRSQIVTSSLEQHGGRRYLPYVFTENGVYMLSAVLKSQVAIEVSIEIMRTFTKLREFTLHYNALGKKLIELERKNDKQFKEVFAILDTLVSETKKTDEKVMGFIRDA from the coding sequence ATGCTTGATAGTGATTTGGCAGAACTATATGAAGTGGAAACAAAAGTTTTTAACCAATCAGTAAAAAGAAACAGTGAACGTTTTCCTGAAGATTTTATGTTTCAATTGACTGAAAAAGAGTATGAAAACTTGAGGTCACAAATTGTGACCTCAAGTTTAGAACAGCATGGCGGTAGGCGATATCTACCTTACGTCTTTACCGAAAATGGTGTCTATATGCTTTCGGCTGTACTTAAAAGTCAAGTGGCTATTGAGGTGAGTATAGAGATTATGCGTACTTTTACGAAACTCAGAGAATTTACTTTGCACTACAATGCACTGGGTAAAAAACTTATAGAACTCGAACGTAAAAATGACAAGCAGTTCAAAGAGGTGTTTGCGATCTTGGATACGCTTGTAAGTGAGACTAAAAAAACGGATGAAAAAGTAATGGGATTTATAAGAGATGCGTGA
- a CDS encoding YraN family protein, with product MRELPKIFGDKSEDLATLFLEQEGFIVIERNYFARKLGEIDIIAQKDEVLHFIEVKSGKADFDPVYNVTPDKLRKVINSAHYYMKSKKIDVSFSVDALIIRGDEVEFIENVTL from the coding sequence ATGCGTGAACTCCCCAAAATTTTTGGTGATAAAAGTGAGGATCTGGCTACCCTGTTCCTGGAACAGGAAGGATTTATTGTCATCGAACGGAATTACTTCGCCAGAAAACTAGGGGAGATCGACATCATCGCCCAGAAAGATGAGGTACTGCATTTCATTGAAGTGAAGTCGGGAAAGGCGGACTTCGACCCTGTCTATAATGTGACGCCTGACAAGCTCAGAAAAGTAATCAATTCCGCACACTACTATATGAAAAGTAAAAAGATCGATGTTTCTTTTTCCGTAGATGCACTTATCATCCGGGGCGACGAGGTTGAATTCATTGAGAATGTTACGCTATAA
- the trxA gene encoding thioredoxin gives MAKYVELTSENFDATVAEGVTMVDFWAPWCGPCRMIAPVVEELAEEYEGKATIAKVNTDEQQELAVKYGIRSIPAILFFKNGEVADQMVGAASKDAFAEKINALL, from the coding sequence ATGGCAAAATATGTAGAATTAACAAGCGAAAACTTTGACGCGACAGTAGCTGAAGGTGTAACAATGGTAGACTTCTGGGCTCCATGGTGCGGACCTTGTAGAATGATCGCTCCTGTTGTTGAGGAATTGGCAGAAGAGTACGAAGGCAAGGCGACTATCGCTAAAGTGAACACTGACGAGCAGCAGGAACTTGCTGTTAAATACGGTATCAGATCTATCCCTGCGATCCTTTTCTTCAAGAACGGTGAAGTCGCAGACCAAATGGTAGGTGCCGCTTCCAAAGATGCATTTGCAGAAAAAATAAACGCACTGCTGTAA